The following proteins are co-located in the Thermoanaerobacterales bacterium genome:
- a CDS encoding universal stress protein, whose translation MLTKILAAVDGSANSIRAVHVAVDILLRDAPGTLTLVYVGKAPSALEWFHGPGGGLTGGLGEVERQEQAAIETATREGHSILEEAYAVALEKLKERPVRVEKLVVFGDPAEEIIRYAEEKGYDVVVMGSRGSGPLRGVLLGSVSYKVLNSARCPVLIVK comes from the coding sequence ATGCTGACCAAGATCCTGGCCGCCGTTGACGGTTCGGCGAACTCTATTCGTGCGGTCCACGTGGCGGTAGACATCCTCCTGCGCGATGCTCCCGGAACACTGACCCTGGTTTACGTCGGGAAAGCACCGTCGGCGTTGGAATGGTTCCACGGGCCCGGCGGGGGTTTGACCGGAGGGCTGGGCGAGGTGGAACGGCAGGAACAGGCGGCGATCGAGACGGCGACCAGGGAGGGGCACAGCATCCTCGAAGAGGCCTACGCCGTCGCCCTGGAGAAGCTTAAGGAGCGCCCCGTACGCGTCGAAAAGCTGGTGGTCTTCGGTGACCCCGCGGAGGAGATTATCCGGTACGCCGAGGAGAAGGGCTATGATGTCGTTGTCATGGGCAGCCGCGGCTCAGGACCGCTACGGGGTGTTTTGCTTGGAAGTGTAAGCTACAAGGTTCTTAACAGCGCACGTTGCCCCGTCCTGATCGTCAAATAG